The segment GGCAGTTTTTCTGACCACAGGATGGTCATGTTTGGTTCCGGTGATGGACCCATGGTGTACAGCGTGTTCAGGAAACGGAAGGTGCTTTTGGTGACCAGAGTACGACCGTCGACGCCCATACCTGCCAGGGACTCAGTTGCCCAGATCGGGTCGCCAGAGAACAGCTCATCATATTCCGGCGTACGCAGGAAGCGCACCATACGCAGTTTCATGACCAGGTGGTCAATCAGTTCTTGCGCTTCGGCTTCATTCAGCTTGCCTGCTTTGATATCACGTTCGATGTAAACATCAAGGAAGGTAGACACGCGACCAAACGACATCGCCGCACCATTCTGTGATTTAACCGCAGCCAGGTAGCCGTAGTAAGTCCACTGCACCGCTTCCTGCGCCGTGGTGGCAGGCAGAGAGATATCGTGACCATATTTAGCCGCCATCTCTTTGATCTGTCCCAGCGCACGGTGCTGTTCAGAAATCTCTTCACGCAGACGGATAGTGGCTTCCAGATTGACGCCGTTTTCCATGTCGCTTTGCAGTGAATTGAACTGCGCAACTTTGTCTTTCATCAGGTAGTCGATGCCATACAGCGCAACGCGACGATAGTCACCAATGATACGACCACGACCATAAGCATCTGGCAGACCGGTCAGTACACCGGATTTACGGCAACGCAGGATGTCAGGGGTATAGACATCAAACACGCCCTGGTTATGGGTTTTACGGTAATCAGTGAAAACTTTTTTCAGTGAGGCATCCAGCTCACGGCCATAAACCTTACAGGAGCCTTCCACCATTTTGATACCGCCAAACGGGATGATGGCGCGTTTCAACGGGGCTTCAGTTTGCAGACCAACGATTTTTTCCAGTGACTTGTTGATGTAACCGGCATCGTGTGAAGTGATGGTAGAAGCAAGGTCGGTATCGAAGTCAACCGGAGCGTGAGTACGGTTTTCAATCTTGATGCCTTCCAGCACGTTATCCCACAATTTAGTGGTTGCCGGGGTTGCACCCGCGAGGAATGACTCGTCGCCTTCATAAGGGGTGTAATTTTTCTGGATGAAATCGCGTACGTTGACACCGTTCTGCCATTCGCCCGCGTTAAATCCTTCCCAGGCTGCCGCCAATTTTTCATTCAGTTCGGTCATGATATACCTGCCTTTATTTAGGGAAACTTTCACGTTTGGCACGCGATCAGGCGTGCCCGTACTCAATACTTAATTAATGTACCGGGTCATCACCGCGCAGGTAGATAACCCAGTAGGTCAATCCGACTAACAGGCCACCACCAATGATGTTGCCGATGGTGACAGGAATAAGGTTGTCGACAATAAAGTTACCGACACTGAGCGCCTGGAATTGTGAGGCACTGGCTCCGGCCATTTGCCAGAACTCCGGGCTGGCGAAGTCGCGAATCATGATCGCCATCGGAATCAAAAACATGTTAGCGATACTGTGCTCAAAGCCGCTGGCAACAAACATAGCGACAGGCAGAATCATCGCCACCATTTTGTCGAGAAGGCTGCGGCCGGAGTAACTCATCCATACCGCCAGGCACACCATCAGGTTGGCAAGGGTGCCAAGGCTAACGGCTTCAATAAAGCTATGATGCATTTTATGGTCAGCAGTTTGCAGAACGTTTAAGCCCCACGCGCCGTTTGCAACCATATGTTCGCCAGAGAGCCAAATTAGCGCGACAAAAAACAGTGCGCCAATCAGGTTACCGATATAAACATTTAACCAGTTACGCCCCAGCTGTGCCCAGGTGATGCGACCGCTGGCTTTAGCCACCACAATCAGCACGGTGGAGGTGAAAAGGTCAGCACCGCACACCACCACCAGCATTAATCCCAGAGAGAAGCAGATGCCGCCAATCAGTTTTGCCATGCCGTAAGGCATCGCGCCGCTACCGGTGGTGGCGGTGATATAGAACACAAAAGCGATAGAAATGAATACGCCAGCGGTTATGGCAAGAAAGAAGGTGGTTAAGGGGTGTTTAGTGGCTTTATAAACCCCGGCATCTTCAGCAACCTTTGCCATTGCCGCCGGTAATAATGAATTAAACGGGTTGTCAGTTTTCACACTAACGCTCTCCAGGAATTATCTGGGATTAATACTAACAAAGGAGTATAGGACAGGATTTGATATGGATCATATTTGGCCGGTGGGGTGGGGGTGTCAGGGGCTTTTGGATAAGCGAAACCGAATTAACCAATTGAATATTATCAAATAAATATTTTTTAATATTTGCAAATATTGTTGAGAAACGCAACGATGGAAAAGTTGAATTGTTAACGAATATTATTGCTTGAGTCTAAAATGTTATCTGAAATTTTCCTGAGAAAGGTAAAGCCTCTGAGAATAAAAAAAGGCGCTGAAGTTATTCAGCGCCTTTTTGGGCATTATCTGACCTTTTACAGCAAAATAAGGCTATTTATTTCGCTAACCAATAACGACGTTTGGCCGCCTGTAACTTTTCATAAGCTGCCAGCAACGACTGATGAGCCGGGAAGGCTTTCAAATCTAAATCCACGGCTTGCAGGCCGTAGAACGGCGCTTCACCGCTGATAGCGGCTGATGCCGCGTCAACGGCTGCTTCACCGTACATACGGATAAAGGCGCGGTGGTATTGAACCGGATCGCGTTCCTCTTCCATAGCCAGCAGCAGCAGGGTTTGCAGGCAGCGGTAGTAGTTAGCACGCTCAGCACTGAAGATTGACTGGTTAAATTCCATCGTCCATTCAGTCCAGATCAGTGCCTGATCGAGGTCACCACCAGCCAGTGCCAGCATGGCTTTCAGCTCGCCAATACGCAGCGTAAACCAGCCATTGTCTTTGCCCGATGCCAGACCCAGCAATTCGCGAACACGGGTGAAGTCATCGTGACCTTCTTCATCCAGTTGGGTGATCAGATCCAGATAGGCTTCCGGCTCCCATTGGCTCGCCGGCAGGGCCAGCAGGGTTTCACGCAGCGGTGCGCCCATGTTGTTGTTTGCCAGCAGCAAGTCTTCCGCCGGGTAAATATCAGACATGCCCGGTACAATGATGCGGCAGGCATACACGCTCAAATGCTCGTAATCGGCGATGTACACTTCTTTATCTTCAGCGCGGAAGATAGCCATCAGCGTGTCAAACTCTTCATGTGTGCTGCCAGCAAAGCTCCAGTCAACAAACGGATAGTCGGCATCGTCTTTGAACATATCCCAGGAAATCAGACCGCTTGAATCAATAAAGTGGGTTTCCAGGTTGGCATGCTCGGCAACTTCTTCATCATCGAAGGTTGGCGGCGTGAACACGTCGAGATCTTTCAGGCCACGACCTTGCAGCAGCTCGGTAACGGTACGCTCCAGCGCCACACCAAAATCAGGATGTGCACCAAATGAAGCGAAACAGGTGCCGTTCGCTGGGTTGAACAGCACCACACAGATCACCGGGTATTTACCGCCGAGGGAGGCGTCATAGGCAAAAATCGGGAAGCCTTCAGCTTCCAGACGTGCGATGGCCTCAACCACGCCAGGATAGCGCTGCATAACGGCTTCAGGAATTTCTGGCAGGCTGATGGATTCAGCAATGATGCGGTTTTTAATATGGCGCTCGAACACCTCGGACAGTCCCTGTACACGCGCTTCGTTAGCGGTGTTACCTGCTGACATTCCGTTGGACACATACAGGTTGCCGATAATATTCATCGGAATATAGACGGTCTGCTGGTCTGACTGACGTGTAAAGGGCAGGCCGCAAATGCCACGCTCAGCATTGCCGGATTGCAGGTCGATCAGGTCACTCGCGCTCAGGCTATCTTCAGGATCATAGAATTTACGCAGGCGAGTATCGAGGATCCCTGCTGGCAGGCTGCCATCTTCAGGTAAGGGGAACCACTTCTCGTTGGGATAGTGGACAAACTCGCCTTTAGCGATGGACTCACCCAGCCAGAAGTCAGCAAAGAAGTAGTTGGTTGAGAGGCGCTCAAAGTATTCGCCCAGCGCAGAAGCCAGCGCGGCCTTTTTGCTGGCACCTTTACCGTTGGTAAAGCACAGCGGGCAGTCACGATCGCGAATATGGACTGACCACACATGAGGGACAGGGTTCAGCCAGGAGGCTTCTTCAATGTTAAAACCCAAATCCTGCAATTTTTGCTGGAAACGTGAAATGGAGTCTTCCAGTGCAGCGTCTTTACCTGGAATAAAAGTTTGCGTCATGATGGCGCTCTCTAAGTCAATGGGGTGGGCGTAAAGCGCGCAATAATACGGGTTTTGCACGCAATTCGCTATTCGGTTGGCGAAGTTTCTCTCTCGCTTATGTTACGGGTTTTTATCCGCCTGGCGGCATTCTGATTTTACTTCGCAGATAAACCTCACAAAATTCCATTGTCGATTACATTTATGACATAAGCTGCGGTGGAGCTGGCTCTGGAAATGTGATCGCGGTTGGATAAATGATTGCAGCCATCCAGAGGCAATGATAAAACCGGTAGGGTATTCATAACCGTTCGATATGACAGTGGTGAGGGGAAATGACGCAGGTTTATAATTTTAGCTCCGGTCCAGCGATGCTGCCGGTTGAAGTGCTCCGTCGTGCAGAACAAGAATTGACAAACTGGCACGGGTTAGGCACCTCGGTGATGGAAATCAGTCACCGTAGTAAAGAATTTATTCAGGTGGCGGAAGAGGCTGAGAAAGACTTTCGCGATCTGCTGAAAATCCCCGCCAACTACAAAGTTTTATTCTGTCATGGCGGTGCGCGTGCGCAGTTTGCGGCTATCCCTGGTAACCTGCTGGGTGCTGCTAAATCTGCTGACTACATTGATGGCGGCTATTGGGCGCACAGTGCAATCAAAGAAGCGGAAAAATACTGCTCGCCAAATACCATTGATGTAAAAACCACCCGTGATGGTAAGCGTGCGATTCTGCCGATGCGCGAATGGCAACTGAGCAATGATGCGGCCTATGTGCATTTTTGCCCAAATGAAACTATCGATGGTATCGCGATTGATGAACAGCCAGACTTTGGCGACAAAGTGGTGGTGGCCGACTATTCATCAACCATCCTGTCACGCCCGATTGATGTCAGCCGTTATGGTGTGATCTATGCGGGTGCGCAGAAAAATATCGGTCCGGCAGGCCTGACGCTGGTTATCGTACGTGAAGATTTGCTGGGCAAAGCACACAGCTATGTGCCGTCCATTCTCGATTACAAGGTGCTGGCGGAGAACGATTCCATGTTCAACACCCCACCGACATTTGCCTGGTATCTCTCTGGCCTGGTCTTCAAATGGCTGAAAGAGAAAGGCGGTGTGGCCGATATGGACAAGCAGAATCAGGCTAAAGCTGATCTACTTTACGGTGTGATTGATCGCAGCGACTTCTACCGTAACGATGTTGCGGCGGAAAACCGTTCACGTATGAACGTGCCTTTCCAGTTGGCAGATGCTGCGCTGGACAAAGTATTCCTCGAAGAATCGCTCAAAGCTGGCCTGCACGCGCTGAAAGGTCATCGCGTGGTTGGTGGTATGCGTGCCTCGATTTACAATGCGATGCCGCTGGAAGGTGTAAAAGCCCTGACCGATTTCATGGTCGATTTTGAGCGTCGCCACGGTTAATTATTCATATATGCCAGTTTGACTGGTACCAGACCCCGTTGTTTTCAGACGGGGTTTCTTCTTTTCTGGAGATTGAGTTTCACATGCAGGACTCCCTGACACTACAACCCATTGCTCGTGTTGATGGCACGGTAAACCTACCGGGTTCCAAGAGCGTATCTAACCGTGCACTGCTGCTGGCAGCGCTGGCAAAAGGTACCACACGCCTGACCAACCTGCTGGATAGTGATGATGTTAAGCATATGCTTAACGCGCTGAAAGCGCTGGGTGTGAGCTATACGCTCTCTGCGGATCGCACTGTTTGTGAGGTGACCGGTAATGCTGGTCCACTGCACGCAGATCAACCGCTGGAACTTTTTCTGGGTAATGCCGGCACAGCGATGCGTCCACTGGCTGCCGCATTGTGCCTTGGCCAGCAATCTATCGTGCTGACCGGTGAGCCGCGGATGAAAGAGCGCCCGATTGGTCACCTGGTTGATGCACTGCGTCAGGGCGGAGCTAAAATCGATTATCTGGAGCAGACCGACTATCCACCGTTACTGCTCAAAGGGGGCTTTAACGGCGGTGAAGTGAGTGTTGACGGTAGTGTTTCCAGCCAGTTTTTGACGGCGTTATTAATGACGGCGCCTTTAGCAGAGCAGGACACCACCATCACGATCAAAGGTGATCTGGTATCAAAACCCTACATTGATATCACATTGCATCTGATGCGTTGTTTCGGTGTTGAAGTTGATAACCAGAATTACCAACGCTTTGTCGTTAAAGGGCAGCAGCAGTACCAATCACCGGGCGATTATCTGGTCGAAGGTGATGCCTCTTCAGCTTCCTATTTCCTCGCTGCTGCGGCAATTAAAGGCGGGACCGTGCGTGTTACGGGTATTGGACGTAACAGCGTGCAGGGTGATATCCGTTTTGCCGATGTGCTGGAAAAAATGGGTGCCACCGTTGAATGGGGTGAGGATTACATTGCCTGTACTCGCGGTTCTCTGAACGCAATCGATATGGATATGAACCATATTCCTGATGCCGCGATGACCATTGCGACCACGGCATTGTTTGCTAACGGTACCACCCTGATGCGCAACATCTATAACTGGCGCGTTAAAGAGACTGACCGTCTGGCCGCGATGGCGACTGAACTGCGTAAAGTCGGTGCTGAAGTTGAAGAAGGGCACGATTTCATTCGTATCACCCCGCCTGCGCAGTTGCAGCATGCCGATATCGGCACCTACAACGACCACCGCATGGCAATGTGTTTCTCGCTGGTCGCTCTGTCAGATACGCCTGTGACAATCCTTGATCCAGGTTGTACCGCAAAAACCTTCCCTGACTATTTTCAGCAGTTGGCGAAAATCAGCCACACGTCCTGATACTGACACCCGGTGGCTTTCCCTACCGGGTGACTTTACTTTCTCCTGGCCTTAGTACCGGAAATTCCTCCGATTCTGCCCAAATTTATAACGCTGTCTGCGCTAAGGGGTAACGAACCTGACGCGGTCAGCGTATAATGCTGCGCAATCCGCACAGCCATGCCGGCTGAAAATACGCATTCAGCAACAGGAGAAAACAATGACGGCAATCGCCCCGGTTATTACCATCGATGGGCCTAGTGGTGCAGGGAAGGGAACCTTGTGTAAAGCGATGGCGGAGTCATTGCAGTGGCACTTGCTGGATTCGGGCGCGATATATCGCGTCCTGGCTTTGGCTGCGATCCATCATCAGGTGGATATCGAGTCTGAAGAGGCCTTAGTTCCGATGGCTGCTCACCTCGACGTGCGTTTTCTTTCCGTTGATGGTGAGATGCAGGTCATTCTGGAAGGTGAAGACGTGACCGGTGAAATCCGTACTCAGGAAGTGAGCAACACCGCGTCACGCGTTGCCGCCTTCCCACGGGTACGTGAAGCGCTGTTACGTCGTCAGCGGGCTTTCCGTGAGGAGCCGGGTTTAATTGCTGATGGTCGTGACATGGGGACAGTCGTTTTCCCCGATGCACCGGTAAAAATCTTCCTTGATGCCAGTTCAGAAGAGCGTGCTCATCGCCGTATGCTACAGTTGCAGGAGAAGGGCTTTAGTGTTAACTTTGATCGCCTTTTAGCCGAGATAAAGGAACGCGACGACCGCGACCGTAACCGCGCAATCGCCCCTTTGGTGCCTGCTGCCGATGCTCTGGTGCTGGATTCAACCAGCATGTCAATTGAGCAAGTCATTGAAATGGCACTTGATTATGCCCGCCAGAAGCTGGGCATTTAATATTTTCGGTAACCGAATTGCTGTAACCCTGTACCACGGATCCGGTGCCGGGCATGTGAAACAACCCCATCCGACAATGACGTCAGGTGGACGTTAAATTGAAGAATCCTGAAGATTATCAATATGACTGAATCTTTTGCTCAACTCTTTGAAGAGTCCCTGAAAGAAATCGAAACCCGTCCGGGTTCCATCGTTCGTGGCGTCGTTGTTGCTATCGACAAAGACGTAGTTCTGGTTGATGCGGGTCTGAAATCTGAATCTGCAATCCCTGCAGAGCAGTTCAAGAACGCAGCTGGCGAACTGGAAATCCAGGTGGGTGACGAAGTTGACGTTGCTCTGGACGCAGTAGAAGACGGCTTCGGTGAAACCCTGCTGTCCCGTGAAAAAGCTAAACGTCACGAAGCTTGGATCACGCTGGAAAAAGCTTACGAAGATGCTGAAACTGTTACCGGTGTTATCAACGGCAAAGTTAAAGGTGGCTTCACAGTTGAGCTGAATGGTATTCGTGCGTTCCTGCCGGGTTCACTGGTAGACGTGCGTCCAGTTCGCGACACCCTGCACCTGGAAGGCAAAGAGCTTGAATTCAAAGTAATCAAGCTTGATCAGAAACGTAACAACGTGGTTGTTTCTCGCCGCGCAGTTATCGAATCTGAAAACAGCGCTGAACGTGATCAGCTGCTGGAAAACCTGCAGGAAGGCATGGAAGTCAAAGGTATCGTTAAGAACCTCACTGACTACGGCGCATTCGTGGACCTGGGCGGCGTTGACGGCCTGCTGCACATCACTGACATGGCCTGGAAACGCGTTAAGCATCCGAGCGAAATCGTCAACGTGGGCGACGAAATCACTGTTAAAGTGCTGAAGTTCGACCGCGAGCGTACCCGTGTATCTCTGGGCCTGAAACAGCTGGGCGAAGATCCGTGGGTAGCTATCGCTAAACGCTATCCGGAAGGCACCAAGCTGACCGGTCGTGTAACCAACCTGACTGATTACGGCTGCTTCGTAGAAATCGAAGAAGGCGTTGAAGGTCTGGTACACGTTTCTGAAATGGACTGGACCAACAAAAACATCCACCCGTCTAAAGTTGTTAACGTGGGCGACGTGGTTGAAGTTATGGTTCTGGACATCGACGAAGAACGTCGTCGTATCTCCCTGGGTCTGAAGCAGTGCAAATCTAACCCATGGCAGCAGTTCGCAGAGACCCACAACAAAGGCGATCGCGTTGAAGGTAAAATCAAGTCAATCACTGACTTTGGTATCTTCATCGGCCTGGACGGTGGCATCGACGGTCTGGTTCACCTGTCTGACATCTCCTGGAACGCGACTGGCGAAGAAGCCGTTCGTGAGTACAAAAAAGGCGACGAAATCGCTGCCGTTGTACTGCAGGTTGATGCAGAGCGTGAGCGCATCTCTCTGGGTGTGAAACAGTTGGCTGAAGATCCGTTCAACAACTACATCACCCTGAACAAGAAAGGCGCTATCGTGACTGGTAAAGTCACTGCAGTTGACGCGAAAGGTGCTACAGTAGAATTAGCTGATGGCGTAGAGGGTTACCTGCGCGCTTCTGAAGCTTCACTGGACCGTATCGAAGACGCAACTCTGGTTCTGAGTGTTGGTGACGACGTTGAAGCTAAATTCACTGGCGTTGACCGTAAGAACCGCGTTGTAAGTCTGTCTGTACGTGCGAAAGACCAGGCTGACGAGAAAGAAGCTATCAACACTGTTAACACCAAACAGGAAGAAGGCAACTTCTCTAACGCTATGGCTGAAGCGTTCAAAGCGGCTAAAGGCGAGTAATCGACCCGAAGCACCGGGCGGCGTAAGCTGCCCGGTTTCGGTAAAAGCTGTCATACCTTTCCAAACAGGGATTAACCGGAGGTTACATGACCAAGTCAGAACTGATTGAAAGACTTGCTGGCCAGCAGACTCATATTCCGGCGAAAGTCGTTGAGGATGCGGTTAAAGAGATGCTCGAGCATATGGCCACAACGTTGGCACAAGGCGAGCGCATTGAAATCCGGGGATTCGGCAGCTTTTCTTTGCACTACCGCGCACCGCGTACCGGACGTAACCCGAAAACGGGTGACAAAGTGGATCTGGAAGGTAAATACGTTCCCCACTTCAAACCGGGCAAAGAATTGCGTGACCGTGCGAATATTTACGGCTAAGCCGTTACCGAACAGTGAAAACGACACCATCTGGTGTCGTTTTTTTTTGCCTGATGACAATCGAGCTCCAGAATTAATGTAATACCACTGCAAAAGCCTGATTATCTCTGGAGCTGCCTCCAGAATCGTTAACGCCTGGCGCGAATAACGCGATCACCTCTGGCACACTCTGTTCTCCTTTCACGGAGAAGAAAGATGCAGATAACATGGATAGTGCTGGCGCGACTGATGATGCTTGCTGCATTGCCATTAGGATTGATACCTGACTTACCCGGTAATGACATCCTGTGGGCGATGGGGGGCAGCGCACTGTTACTGAGTCTGCAACCTCTTCCCTGGTTACGTCTCGTCGGCGTGACTTTACTCCTGATGACCTGGGCATTGGCTGAGGCCCGGCAAATGGTCAGCACTATTGACCAACTGACGCAGGCACCGGTAGACGCTATCGTACGGGTAACGGATGTGCGTCAGGACAATAAACAACTGACGGTTCAACTGCTGCAAATCAATGGGCGATATCAGTTTCCACCGCTCTTTGCCACGCTAAACCACAGCGGGGAAGGGGAACCCTTTTGCAGCGGACAGCGCTGGCGTATGCAATTACGTTTACGTGCCGTGCATGCGCGCCTCAACGAAGGCGAGTTTGATGCACAGCGCTTTGCCCTGGCACAACACAAACCTGTGCAGGGCGTTATCGCGGCACGCCAGGTGTTGAATCCAACGTGTAGCTGGCGCGCCCGACTGATCAATTATCACCTTCCGGCATTTGCGGTGATGCAAGCCCCGGCAATTGTCCAGGCGCTGGCTTTTGGTATGCGGGAATCGATGACAGAAGATCAGCGTCGCATTCTACGCGAAACGGGAACAGCGCATCTGATGGCAATTTCGGGTATGCATATCGCACTGGCAGCCAGTGTTGGTTGGCTATTTATGCGGATGCTGCAATGGGTGCTCCACGCCCGACGGATTAATTATCTGTTTCCTTTGATAGCCAGTGGGTGCACTGCCGCGATTTATTGCTGGATATCTGGCAGCCATCCACCGGCACAGCGTGCCTTGCTCGCCCTGACGCTATGGATAGGACTACGCATTGCGGGCTGGCAACTGAGTGGCTGGCAGGTGTGGACATTATGTGTTGGCTTGTTGCTGGCGCTGGATCCGCTCACTGTTTTGTCAGAGAGTTTTTGGTTATCAGCCCTGGCTGTAGCGGCGCTGCTAATCTGGTATCAATGGTTTGCATTACCTGCAAGGTTTCGTAACGGGCGTCGCTGGTGGGGTTTGCAATTGCTGCATTTGCAATTGGGGATGATGTTGCTGATGGCGCCACTGCAAATATGGCTGTTTCAGGGCATTAGCCTCAGTGCGTTGCTGGCTAATCTGCTGGCAGTACCGATAATCTCATTTATCACGGTGCCGCTGATATTGCTGGCGATGGTGATGCCTGTGACTTCGTTTGCCAGTGGATTATGGTGGCTGGCGGATCAGTCGGTCCACCAAGTGATGTCTGGGCTGGCATGGCTTCCCGCGGGTTGGTTGCCATGGAGTGATGCATTGCCAGCGATGCTGTTGCTGTGGGGCGGGATGTTTGCCTGGCGTAGTGGCATTGTTTTTCGCGCCCCTCTGCAATGTTGCAGTATTGCCATCACTTTGCTGCTGTGGCGCGTCAGTGAGCCACGAGATGACTGGCAAATCGATATGATCGATGTTGGGCATGGCCTGGCGATCGTCATTTCTCAGGGGGATGAGGCAGTGTTATACGATACAGGCCCTCGCTGGACATACGGTGATGCAGGGAGCCGGGTCATCCTTCCCTGGTTGCAGCGTAAAAACAGAGTCTTACAGTCAATAATTTTGAGCCATAAGCATCTGGACCATCGTGGTGGGCTGGCATCAATTATCGCCGCTCACCCTGGCACACCCGTGCGTAGCGCATTGGCTGAACCCAACCATCTCACCTGTTATCAAGGGGAAGAGTGGCACTGGGGGAAACTTCGTTTTAGCGTACTCTGGCCGCCTCGTGGCTCCTCCAGAGGCGAAAATAACGACTCCTGTGTGGTACGGATCGATGATGGCAAAGTGAGTTTACTGTTGACGGGGGATATTGAGCGGGAGGCTGAAAGGATGCTGGTCGCGCAGCAAAAGCAGGCACTGGCCTCAACCATTTTACAGGTGCCTCATCATGGTAGTCGAACCTCTTCCAGCGCGTTGTTGTTGCGTAATGTCTCCGGGGAGGTCGCGATTGCCTCTGTGGCACGTTATAACGCCTGGCGGATGCCAGCGAAGACGGTGATTAGCACCTATCAGCAGC is part of the Pantoea phytobeneficialis genome and harbors:
- the pflB gene encoding formate C-acetyltransferase, with protein sequence MTELNEKLAAAWEGFNAGEWQNGVNVRDFIQKNYTPYEGDESFLAGATPATTKLWDNVLEGIKIENRTHAPVDFDTDLASTITSHDAGYINKSLEKIVGLQTEAPLKRAIIPFGGIKMVEGSCKVYGRELDASLKKVFTDYRKTHNQGVFDVYTPDILRCRKSGVLTGLPDAYGRGRIIGDYRRVALYGIDYLMKDKVAQFNSLQSDMENGVNLEATIRLREEISEQHRALGQIKEMAAKYGHDISLPATTAQEAVQWTYYGYLAAVKSQNGAAMSFGRVSTFLDVYIERDIKAGKLNEAEAQELIDHLVMKLRMVRFLRTPEYDELFSGDPIWATESLAGMGVDGRTLVTKSTFRFLNTLYTMGPSPEPNMTILWSEKLPINFKKYAAKVSIDTSSLQYENDDLMRPDFNNDDYAIACCVSPMVIGKQMQFFGARANLAKTLLYAINGGVDEKLKMQVGPKEAPITDDVLNFETVMARMDHFMDWLAKQYVTALNVIHYMHDKYSYEASLMALHDRDVYRTMACGIAGLSVAADSLSAIKYAKVKPVRDADGLAIDFEIEGEYPQFGNNDARVDDMACDLVERFMKKIQKLATYRNAVPTQSVLTITSNVVYGKKTGNTPDGRRAGAPFGPGANPMHGRDQKGAVASLTSVAKLPFAYAKDGISYTFSIVPNALGKDDNVRKTNLAGLMDGYFHHEANNIEGGQHLNVNVMNREMLLDAMDHPEKYPQLTIRVSGYAVRFNSLTKEQQQDVITRTFTKSL
- the cmk gene encoding (d)CMP kinase, whose protein sequence is MTAIAPVITIDGPSGAGKGTLCKAMAESLQWHLLDSGAIYRVLALAAIHHQVDIESEEALVPMAAHLDVRFLSVDGEMQVILEGEDVTGEIRTQEVSNTASRVAAFPRVREALLRRQRAFREEPGLIADGRDMGTVVFPDAPVKIFLDASSEERAHRRMLQLQEKGFSVNFDRLLAEIKERDDRDRNRAIAPLVPAADALVLDSTSMSIEQVIEMALDYARQKLGI
- the focA gene encoding formate transporter FocA, with protein sequence MKTDNPFNSLLPAAMAKVAEDAGVYKATKHPLTTFFLAITAGVFISIAFVFYITATTGSGAMPYGMAKLIGGICFSLGLMLVVVCGADLFTSTVLIVVAKASGRITWAQLGRNWLNVYIGNLIGALFFVALIWLSGEHMVANGAWGLNVLQTADHKMHHSFIEAVSLGTLANLMVCLAVWMSYSGRSLLDKMVAMILPVAMFVASGFEHSIANMFLIPMAIMIRDFASPEFWQMAGASASQFQALSVGNFIVDNLIPVTIGNIIGGGLLVGLTYWVIYLRGDDPVH
- the ycaO gene encoding 30S ribosomal protein S12 methylthiotransferase accessory factor YcaO, producing the protein MTQTFIPGKDAALEDSISRFQQKLQDLGFNIEEASWLNPVPHVWSVHIRDRDCPLCFTNGKGASKKAALASALGEYFERLSTNYFFADFWLGESIAKGEFVHYPNEKWFPLPEDGSLPAGILDTRLRKFYDPEDSLSASDLIDLQSGNAERGICGLPFTRQSDQQTVYIPMNIIGNLYVSNGMSAGNTANEARVQGLSEVFERHIKNRIIAESISLPEIPEAVMQRYPGVVEAIARLEAEGFPIFAYDASLGGKYPVICVVLFNPANGTCFASFGAHPDFGVALERTVTELLQGRGLKDLDVFTPPTFDDEEVAEHANLETHFIDSSGLISWDMFKDDADYPFVDWSFAGSTHEEFDTLMAIFRAEDKEVYIADYEHLSVYACRIIVPGMSDIYPAEDLLLANNNMGAPLRETLLALPASQWEPEAYLDLITQLDEEGHDDFTRVRELLGLASGKDNGWFTLRIGELKAMLALAGGDLDQALIWTEWTMEFNQSIFSAERANYYRCLQTLLLLAMEEERDPVQYHRAFIRMYGEAAVDAASAAISGEAPFYGLQAVDLDLKAFPAHQSLLAAYEKLQAAKRRYWLAK
- the aroA gene encoding 3-phosphoshikimate 1-carboxyvinyltransferase; this encodes MQDSLTLQPIARVDGTVNLPGSKSVSNRALLLAALAKGTTRLTNLLDSDDVKHMLNALKALGVSYTLSADRTVCEVTGNAGPLHADQPLELFLGNAGTAMRPLAAALCLGQQSIVLTGEPRMKERPIGHLVDALRQGGAKIDYLEQTDYPPLLLKGGFNGGEVSVDGSVSSQFLTALLMTAPLAEQDTTITIKGDLVSKPYIDITLHLMRCFGVEVDNQNYQRFVVKGQQQYQSPGDYLVEGDASSASYFLAAAAIKGGTVRVTGIGRNSVQGDIRFADVLEKMGATVEWGEDYIACTRGSLNAIDMDMNHIPDAAMTIATTALFANGTTLMRNIYNWRVKETDRLAAMATELRKVGAEVEEGHDFIRITPPAQLQHADIGTYNDHRMAMCFSLVALSDTPVTILDPGCTAKTFPDYFQQLAKISHTS
- the rpsA gene encoding 30S ribosomal protein S1, producing MTESFAQLFEESLKEIETRPGSIVRGVVVAIDKDVVLVDAGLKSESAIPAEQFKNAAGELEIQVGDEVDVALDAVEDGFGETLLSREKAKRHEAWITLEKAYEDAETVTGVINGKVKGGFTVELNGIRAFLPGSLVDVRPVRDTLHLEGKELEFKVIKLDQKRNNVVVSRRAVIESENSAERDQLLENLQEGMEVKGIVKNLTDYGAFVDLGGVDGLLHITDMAWKRVKHPSEIVNVGDEITVKVLKFDRERTRVSLGLKQLGEDPWVAIAKRYPEGTKLTGRVTNLTDYGCFVEIEEGVEGLVHVSEMDWTNKNIHPSKVVNVGDVVEVMVLDIDEERRRISLGLKQCKSNPWQQFAETHNKGDRVEGKIKSITDFGIFIGLDGGIDGLVHLSDISWNATGEEAVREYKKGDEIAAVVLQVDAERERISLGVKQLAEDPFNNYITLNKKGAIVTGKVTAVDAKGATVELADGVEGYLRASEASLDRIEDATLVLSVGDDVEAKFTGVDRKNRVVSLSVRAKDQADEKEAINTVNTKQEEGNFSNAMAEAFKAAKGE
- the serC gene encoding 3-phosphoserine/phosphohydroxythreonine transaminase, with the protein product MTQVYNFSSGPAMLPVEVLRRAEQELTNWHGLGTSVMEISHRSKEFIQVAEEAEKDFRDLLKIPANYKVLFCHGGARAQFAAIPGNLLGAAKSADYIDGGYWAHSAIKEAEKYCSPNTIDVKTTRDGKRAILPMREWQLSNDAAYVHFCPNETIDGIAIDEQPDFGDKVVVADYSSTILSRPIDVSRYGVIYAGAQKNIGPAGLTLVIVREDLLGKAHSYVPSILDYKVLAENDSMFNTPPTFAWYLSGLVFKWLKEKGGVADMDKQNQAKADLLYGVIDRSDFYRNDVAAENRSRMNVPFQLADAALDKVFLEESLKAGLHALKGHRVVGGMRASIYNAMPLEGVKALTDFMVDFERRHG